The DNA window TTTTAAGGAATTCTGACTTACTCAACTCCCATTGGAAATTCTTCAAATGCCATACTCCTAACTATGTGCTGGCAATAATGATCTTGGGGGAATATTTTTTATTCAGCTAGAAGAGTTACATTTAATCCATTGTCTTAGCATCTCCCACTAGATTGCAACAAATTACATCTGATGATTTAAAGGATAACATGCCTGTCcagctgtgtgtttgtatctggGGAAGTAGATACTGTGACAAAAGCTCATTCTAAAACACATCTAAAAATGAATGCTGACAGCTCCTAAAGTTATCTAGTGGGTGGCATCCCTACCCAAGGCAgcagggttggaactggatgatcactaaagtcccttccaacccaagccattctacaagGGCTActgcaaaagtaatgcctcctgttttactATATaggcccacaatgtcagaggtggatgttggtgggatggctgtagaggttgaaccttctcaccaatatcccattaaattttgttgccatatgacagatagcagcagaggggcagtctgtcagaatggcatctgacacgAAGTGCAGATGAATCAAAGGTGTGTCAATGAATACCTCCATGGGAGAACAATGGCACCCACtaacattcattgatgcttgctgaatgtttatggagaccaaacagtgaatgtaaGCACAGAGGAGTGGTGGGTGGTGCAGTTCAGCAGcgtgaaagacaagccacattctggacaGTTCGtacacagctgtcacatcatgaaatgaaaagtgtctcaatcagctcatctaCACAAGctggctaatggtggtgactacactgaaaaatagcgttgtgtagctgagaatttgttctatcaaacagtgttattactctctttgtatctgttgtagtttccatggaaataaataggaagcattacttttgaagcgACCTACAtacgattctatgatatctTCTAATCAGCAAGGACTAAATCCATAGTTTACATTACAAAGCAGAAGTAcactaaagaaaagaatatatagatatatatataaatgaactTACCACTGCAAGCTTTTTCccaatgcattttaaaaactggaatTTGTCTGCAACTGCAACTCCACCCAGGTACTCTCCAAGCTTCTCCCGTAGCATTCTTAGCGTAATGTGAGGAGACACCCTAGAATGTTGTTATTCATTAATACATCTGTAAGATCAAACAACGATGGCTAGTTAGTGAGAGGGGGAAGATAATGGTACTTAAATGTTGGCTTGCatggaaagaacaaacaaaaaagggaacTGTTTTTTGAAACAGTACCTAATTACGTATAGGTTAGAGATGTTTGGTGCAGTAGAAATCAGGACATTGTATCACGTTATAGTAGACTGGATTACAAAGGCTGCCATTACATCAGCTATCAAGATTCACACTTAAGGAATCCCATATAAAGCGAGTATATGAGAGTGCCTGAAATTTGAAGAAGATTCCTTTAGGAATCTTTTAGGAATGAATAACAAAAGCATTGGAAACTACAGTCATACATTTCCATTTGGGTGGACTGTCAGACGTCCACATTTAAGCAGTAAGGACAAGAGGATAATTCATCACCTTAAGTACCAAGCACATTCCTTTGGTTTTCTCTTCTCCACCACTAATTTATAGTGgggtgtgtgtatatatgcatgcaaatgtatttaaaatcaaaaccaatCACTGTAATGTGAACATTTCTATCATAGCTTCAAGATGACAGTGCTGATGCAAATATAAATTAGATAATTTAATCTACTACAGGAAATCATGCAAATATCAAAGTAATGAACTCAGTGCCAAaatcatcatatcatagaatcatattttcagcctgggttgaaaaggacctcaaagatcatctagtttcaacccctgtgctatgtgcagggctgccacccactagaccagactgctcaaagccacatccagcctggccttgaatgcctccagggatggggcatccacaacctccttgggcaaacctgtgccagtgcatcaccattCTCTGAGTgagaaacttcctcctaatagctaacctaaacctgccctgtcttagtttaaaactattcctccttgtcctatcactatcaccGTagttccccctcctgtttatacactccccTCAAGTCTTCAAGTCTTTTcgaaccttaatgattctatgaaatcatgGGCACCACGTATTCTCCAGAGATGAGTAGAGAACAAGTCTGTTCTAACAGGTCTAATTAAGCTTGGTGCTCAACCCTAACCCTTACAGAGCAACAGCTAGACCAGATGCCTGGAAAACAACACAGAGGACCAAccaagtaaatattttataggTGTTATCACATTTGGGACTAAGAGTGTGCTCACCTTATAAACCCAGCTGAGATGAATTTGCTGGCAAGAGCCACAGGAACTGTATGCAGCTTGAAGTTCCACACTTCCTCTGGGACAAAAAAAACATGGAGCTCCACCAGCTAAACAAATCAAGAACAGACAGTCTTAACAGTAAATTATATTATAATTCTCTCTTACTAACTCTGTTTTGCTTAACTGGACTTGCAGTTTTGCAGGCAGGAATGGTTTCTTTAATGCTGGTACTGATCCAAACAAGGCTCTATCTGCAGTGATGACCCAATAGACTAGAACAGCAATGAGCAGAACAGTCTGTGACTGCCAGCTGAAAGTAATAAGTCACATCAGAACAAGTGGAAGTGAGAGAAAAGAGAGCCTGTGCTCCTGCTGTATGTCACTGTGACAGTGACGGATACAGCCTAACATAAAGCATATGGCATGAATACAAGAATACTTCGGCTAAAGTCATACCTTTATTCATCTCAAAAAATGTGGAAAGCCATAAAAGCTTGATCCAAACTCAATAGGAagcatcagcaaaaaaaaaaaaaaaaaaacaaacaaaaaaaacaaacaaacaaaaaaaaaactcctccacctcctccacTGGTGACTCTGGAGCACAGAGTCTTGGTAATGCTTGCAATGCTCTGAGCAATGCTCACCCATGGTGCCTTCAGACCTGTGGTCCTGGTGGGACCTCCTGGTCTGGGTTCTGGTACTTCCAGCAAACAGCAAATGGCACTGGCAAGGAATAGGACACACTTCAGAAAATCATTCCCAATTTCCACTCCAGGCACCATGCCAAAAACctaaattaaatgtttattcAATAGTTGAGTTACCAAATAAAAACTTGGAAAGGcatgtttttcctcctcaggTCTCCTCGAGACAGCATAGTCTtgcttattttaatatatacatacatttattcttatttatgaAATCTAAAGAAGCTCTATGGAAAAGACCAAAGCCACTCACCTGGGATGTATGAGGCCTCGTTTGACCAAACGACATGTTGCTTGCTGTGCCTGACCACAGTGGGTGCCAGATGGGCttaattttccttctgattGAAACATTCTTTAAAATTGGGTTTCATGACAATCTGTTGCCAGAGAggttgctttattttccttttccacttaTGAGAAGCACGTATCTGTGCCACAGCATGTCTCCTGCTCACTGCACACCCACTGCCCGTGCCCCCAACACAGCCTGTCACCTGAGTGACGGCACACACTGGGCCTCGCCACCCTCACgctgcctgcagcacttccTCCTGGCATCTCCCTAGGTGACTTTCTGCACAATTGTTCTGTGTGCCCAAAGACACAAACGAGACTCCCGCAGGGCCCGGACTGATCTCTGACAACGGGCCAACGCTGCGAGCCAAAGCCCAGCCACCTGTATGCGGCACGTTCCACGCTGTACTGTCCAAACACAACATCCCATGGAAACCCGGCTGTCACACTTGCTACCATGCCCTCTAAGCCCTCGTGTCACAAGCTGCTGGACGCTTTCCGCAGTGACACACTGATCTGCTTCTAATCTGCGGACAAGAGCCAAACGCACCGGCAAACGCAAAGCTCTCTTGATACTGTCTCTGCGCTTTGCCACCCTGGGTTTAAAACTGCCTTCTTCGCCCTTCCCGCACAGACAGCGCCAGCGGGCGACGGCCACGACCCGTCACAGCCGGAACTCAACCCCACCGCCCCGGGGCTCAGCCCTCCCCGGCCGGGCCCCGCGCAGCACGGCGAGACACGCCGACTCCCGGCTTTCCGCCCCGCGGCTCCCGGCGGCTCCGCAGCGCCCCCCGAGGCGGTCCCGGCCCCGGCTGCGCAGGCGCCCCCGGGCCGAGAGTTTGGGACGCGCCGGAAAGTTGTGTCTGGGTGTGCCGCCTGCTGTCACTGCCACCATGTCGGGCTCCTCCAACGTGGCGGCCATGAAGAAGGTGGTGCAACAGCTGCGCCTGGAGGCCAGCGTGACTCGCGTCAAGGTGagcagcggggccggggcggtCGCGCCGCCATTACCGCTGGGGGCCGCGCCCCACGGCGCCCCTCGGAGGTGGCCGGGCTGAGCCGCGGGGCAAGGCGAGCAGGGCCGGGCCGACGGCTCCCAGCGCCCCGACGACCCTTCTTGGCTGCGGCACCGGAGGCCGACCCGCGCCCCAGAGCCGCACCGACCGAGCCTGGCCCCCGGGGGTGGCCGCGTTCCTTCCCTTCTCCGGCCCCACCCTCCCGCGTCCCCCGGGGCTGGCGGGGGCTGCGCCTCGGCTCCAGCGCTGCTCCGAGTAGCAGCTCTCCCCTTTCATTTCCGTGGGCTGGGAGCGTCCGCTCCCGTCAGACTGCTGCTGCCCGAGGGGGGTTAGCAACAGGTTGCTTGGCTGGCGTCTCGGCCCCGCGCTGGAAAATGGAGGCTCCGCTGCCAGGCGTGCCGAGGACGTGTCACGGCGTTCCCCGGCTGCGACTGGGCCTTGTCTCATCAGAGGCACTCCGAGAAAACAAGGAGTCTTTGTGCGTTTAACAAAGCGCTCCTCAAGACGTAGTAATTCTTCGTTCACATTTCATACCTAGAGACTTTTTAGCATTAATTTTTCAGATACTTTCTATAAGTTATTGACTGACAAAGCAGAAGACGATTGTATGACATCTGCTTGGGGTGTACTTAACAGCATTAAATATTGTATTTCTTGATGCAATTACATCCTCTGCACAGTCCGATCAATGAGTGCTAACGCCAGCTCCTCCTACACCCAGGTTTCTCAGGCTGCTGTGGACCTGAAGCAGTTCTGCCTGCAAAATGCACAGCATGATCCCCTGCTGACAGGAGTATCATCAAGTACAAATCCATTCCGTCCCCAgaaagtttgttcatttttgtaatTACGTGGACTACTTATGTATCTTTCAGTGGTAAGTTCTTAAAGACTCAGACTTTCttctgtcattaaaaataagctgCTTTAAGTGAGACTGTCTGTGTTTAAAGCATTCCAAAGAGGCATCTGACTTGTACAACTGGTGTTGGTCTGGATCCCCGTTTTGGTCCTTTCCTCCCAAACCGGGAGGGTAGCTCTGTACCAGATACAGTTCATATGTGGGTAGTAGTTGGATGTTAGAGGGCTTCAACCCATTTCTGCTATTGAAGCTGAAGTAGTTGGGGGCCAGCTGTTACTGAGCTGCTGCCTAGATTAACCTGTCCGTAATGTagttctgctgcagcttccttctATGTTAAAagcatcatttccttttttcacaTAGGATTACCTGCCTGAAGAGTTATGTAGTAAATGCCAATTGTAGCAGATGAAACAGATTTTAGTTCTTAGGACTTAGCTTTTAAACTCTTAAGGAGCACTTCTCAAAGAGCTTAGGTTAGTGATGCTCTCAAAGGAGGGCCCTGTCTGCTACAGAAAATGCCCTCTAAGTCAAAATTACATAGGCCAATAACTGTATCAACACCCACATCCCCCTGAAATAGGCTACTACATGGATTGCAGTTCAAGTAACTAGAAACTGTTAAGTATTCCTTTGTACTTTCATTCTGAAACTTTCTCAGGTTCATtaacactgctgctgtcactaTCAAGACAATTAATTGGGCATTACCTGAAAATCCTTGTGATAAGATAGAGATCAGGTTTAGATTCACGGAAGTCTTACCAAGACCACGAGTCACAGAGCTTTTTTAGAGTAGTTCTTTTGAAGGTTCATTATGAACTTTATAaactattcatttttaaaagataacaTTTCTGAACTGAGTTCTGTTCCTAGCATCGTTGCTCCAGTTGTAAGCAGTAATTCATGGGGTAAAACAGggttaatattttttaaattattgcCCCCACGTAccttttctgattctttttgcTTATAGCTACAGGTAAAAGGCATTAGAATAGCAGTTTTACTTAAGCTACATACACggaacagatttattttctccctttcatctCTTGCAAGCACTTCCTCAAAACAGTGAATTTCTTAGTAGTAACCCCAGTGCTTATGAGATGAACCAATAGAGTTCATGCTTGCACAGTCTGCACCAACTGTGTAGAGTGAAGAGGAAGTGTGATTTGTTAAATTACCCAGACTACCCTGCTTTTCAAAGGTGAAGTAGATGCTTAATATTTCTAGTCATCAAATGACCAGAAATGACTTACTCTGCCCTACTACTTAGATTCAGCTTCCAGAAGATGCGACGTGTCAGCTGTTTTGTAATGGCTTTGATTATCTTCTTGTACCCTCTGGAGGATAGCCTCATGGCTTTGAAAGCTTATAATTTAAGTTCTATTAAACcactgtagaaaaaaaagggatttttttacttttaagtagCTGTCTATGCATATTCTTAGACATAGGATTGCTTCTTTGCTTATCTCTAACCacctcattttgttttgtttttcagatcttTTAGCATCTTTTCCTAACTGCTGACGTCTGTAGGGGCAGAGTGCCTTCAGGAGTGGCCTGGTTTGAAGTCTGTACAAAAGCTTAGCTTTAATGTGCCAAATCTAACTGTAAAATGCTACTGTTGTCAAACCTCTTACCATCTACCTCTCCAAAAGAACTGTATGCTAGTTACAATAATTCTGTTCATGAGGGAATCAGTTTTATATaccaagcaaaaaataaaaatgttttgacttAGTTTTGTGTTGAAGTTAATCTAAGAAGGTGGGATATGTTGACACCCCATCAGCTACTCCATCATTCTTCAGAAGCTAAAGATAATCACAAGAGCTTATCTTAAAGTGTTCTGTGGTGCTACAAGTGTGCCTTGGACTGATACTCTTGAAGAACGAGGCTTCATCACTAGTATGCTTAGAAGCAGAGTAGAGCAGCAAAAAGTAGGTTTTGGCTCTTCTTTTATCATTCAACTACAGCTAGCTTTCCTTAAGGAGCAATCAGATTCATTCATCTGATTCATTTTAGCCCCTTATATTAATACTAAAAAGTACCACTTAGGTACACAATGGAAAGAAAGTaatccaaaagaaaactgagcttTATAGCAGCCATTGAATGTGCAAATTTAAGCCAAAACACGTTCATTCCACAGGTAGTACCAACTCAATTATCATtacaacaactgaaaaaaacataaagGTTCTAATGGAAAAAATCCTGTTCAGAGATCTCACCTGTTCTACTGAGCTTCATTTACTTCTTGGGAGCTGGCCTTATGATTTAACTGTCCTgagtaaatatttcttctaaatatATACCAGTCTGTATAGAGCTTTCTCAACATTCTCTATGCAGGAGACTggtgtgtttttgcttttttttaaactaacaCTGTTAGAggtttaaaatatttctctcttACCTGATCAGAATGCAGAGTGACTCCATCTAGCTGCTtaacagggaagaaaataaactgtatatgtgaaaatactttattttgaaaaaaaaaaactgtaacgCTGTCTTCAGTAAACTATAAGTTATTTACAGTACAGCAGCAGTCATAACAAAGCTTCACTGATAACTGAATTACAGCCTTCTCTAACATTACCATAGGTCTTCCTACTAAACTGGTAAAGGTTGCACTCTGTCACATTGGATTTAGCTACAACCatggaaaaaaatttaaaaaaaaaaaaaaaaaatgcagtcctACTTAAACATTGAAAGTTTCTACAGGAACAGTTCAtgctttgtctttctgcagccaGATACTGTCCAGTGTTGTTATCACCAGCTGAATTTGAGATGATCCATAGTTCAAAGATACTGTCATATTTCTGGTCGTGAGCAATTGGCAAGTAACAGTCCATTACAAGTGAAATTTTCTTCTACTTGTGTCCATTTCTCGACGCTGGAATTTAAGAGAAGTTATTAACAGCAAATTCATACAATGGTATACAAAGATGACAACTCAAGCTTACACTAATGCAGTGAAATGCACCACAGAGCAACTGCATTATTGTAGTCAGCAATTCGAGACAAACAAGGGAGAAATGTGGAGATCAGCTGTTAAAAAAGTATTTACAGACAGCAGGCACAGTGTCAAACAAACAGTATTGTACACATTGTGGCCTATGTCATAAAtactagatttttttcttcttacatagCTTGAATACCATGCAGTTAATAGGCAAAGTGACTACCAAAGTCATTAATTGTTACCAAGAGTAACGTGAACTTCACCTGAAGACATGGTGAAGTCAGTGTTAATACTGAATAGAAAGTAAGAATCAGCATTTGATAAAATAGCTTAATTGTTTTTACATTACAGTTCTTACCCTGACCttgcaaaaaatgtttttagtcAAGCTTGCTAGAATTCCAATACCAGATTGTACCAAGAGTGTTTATCAGTTTTGCTTATATTGGTACATGTTCAAAGCCTTACACACTGTAAGTAGTCATGATACACTGACACTCATCATCCTTGCTATACAGCAGAAGGCTTCTACTTTACTTATTTGATGAAAAAATAGCTCTCAGTGTTTCACTTAGgcatttctgttttgagaaCTGCACTTAAAGTGCTTTGCTAGGTTGAAACATATGGTTACATTTCGTGTCAGATGTATTCTCTGTTCCCAAGAAGACAATATAACTCAGACATACCTTATGAATCCATTCATATTCTCCAAATTTGGAATCAAAGGTTCCCTTCTGAAGAGACCTCAACTTTAGTGTAAAACGTGGCCCAAGTTCTTGAATTCCCACTTTCTTTTCACTCTTGAATATATACCTTGAAACAGAAGAAGTGATTAGCTGTTAAGTTATGTGAACAATATCTCACATTCTTGAGTTGTGGGGCAAGAAGTTACCTGTGGAATCTGAAAAAGATGTAGTCTCGTTGGTTGTGAAACGTAGCTACTTGTCTTCCAATGAACTGAGGATCGTGTGGGAAGAGAGAAGCAAACATGCGACCGATAGAATGGCCCAGCCTTGTTGTAAAATTATTCAGGATCACTTCAGGTACATGTTCTGTGGGTTGCTTCCCCTTTCTCTGCAGTGAAAGAATACAAATACCAGATGGcatgcaaaattattttaatgtactATCAAAGACaggactgaaataaaacagggTGTAGACAACCAGGGCCTGATAATATGCCTAACTGGTTTTTTGAAAAAATGTGTATGTAAGTTTGTAAGTAAGTAAAACAGGTGGTAACATACGGATCTTTGGCTTAACAACAcaaatttaatgaaaaagcacaaataaagttttgtatttcctctctgctgcattAATTTTCATTCCTGACAGCACTAACTACAGCAAAGAATCAGGAGGCTGAAAATCTCTCTCCAGACATAGCAAGGAAGAATATAAGGAACAGCCTTTATTAAAGACAGGTgatgttttaaaattacataattcaaaaaaggaaaaaaaaaaccccaaaccattACACTGCAAGTCATTCTGGGCTAAATAAGCAATACTTACTGTAGAACAGGTGACAAGGCTGTAAGATAAGAAAAACTAAGTTTTATTCAAGACTAGGAACTGCATTTACTGAAATCTTGTATACCACTTACTCTACATACCCTATTGCGTATGTACTGTGCACTGGGTACACATATCCTGTATTAGTGTTAGATGATACGGCTATAAAAATACTAGGCAGGCAAATTCAGTGGTAACTACGAAACTTGCAATACACCGCTTACGGAAGTAGACTGTTACGGTCTTCAGCCTCCTGTGAGCTGAGAAAGACCATCTGTACACAATCAGATGAACCTCACAAAAGCGCAACCAGCCGGGACAGCTCAGGTAAACTGAACATAGTTATTGATAAACTAGAGCACACTTTTGTGGGTTTCATTTTATTAAGTTTTTGTTAGAGTCTCACCTTTATTTCTTTACGCAGGCGGACGCTGCTCATTCTAAAATGAGCAGTTGGACCATCAGGAAGATGACTTAAAACAAGCCCATCTGTTCACagagttaaagaaaaaagtttgtAAAATTTGAAATGTAATTTATGGAGAAGCATGTTCTGTCAAACGCAGTATGGCATCAGAACATTATAACCAATAGCTATGCCTAATTTACAAGGTTTAATTATGTCTTccaaaatacattcagaaactAGTTAGCTAGTGTTCTGGCAGGTGCATTAAAGCTTGTTTCAATACCTAACCTTTTATATTGTTACCTCTGCAGTACTTATCAGGtcagcaaaaccaaaagaaactTTCTGTGCAGGAAGGGAAGCTAAgcttactgaaacaaaacaagcaaaaaaagcccacaaacaACCCACCATCATTTCATTTATAATTTCAAGTGCCGTTAATCATCAGATACTTCAGCTGGCACAGTGATTTTTAACTCTATAATTATCCTATaagctgcacagtgcagaaaaaaatccagagtAAAGGAGATCTAAAgacatactgaagaaaaagaaatttcccCATAGCCTAGAGCtaatactgcatttattttagtgTGTACACAAAGGATACTTGGTATTTTGCGATCTTCATTAATGACAATTAGATCTGTGAAGTCTCTTGCAATACACTGTGGAATAATTCTTTTCAAAGCCAATCCTCGGCGATAGTAGACATGTGAGTTAGGGATAACGGTAGACAACTGTTCACAGAATCTCACTGTTCTCTGTAAAGCGGATGAGTTAAATCGCAATGCAGTAAATACAGTGACAAATTTAAACACAAGGTAGGACAGAGGATTGCTCATTCTGACTGCTCTCCTCAATGTGAACAGAGATACCGGAATTAATAAGCCATCAACAGGCTACCAAATTGTTTCATTCAGTTGCTGGAGAACTAATTTACTGGCAATAACTGCAGCACATAGGGACAGCTTTTTTTGGaatggattattttctttccatagtAAAATGGGAACATTACAAAAGCATAATCCCTAGACTCATAATATTTTAAGGACCTTGTTTTACAAGAAGTTGCTAGtatttcaacagaaatattGCCTCGTTTCCAGAGAACCTGTTAGAGGTATATGGTTTCTTATTCTTAAAATCACTTTCTAGTGATTTTCACAAAGTATCAGAAATCTTCCAAATTAGGTAATGCACACCATCACATACAGGAACATAAACCTGAGCTTTTTAACGAAACAAACAGTGCTAAAGCAGCTAGCAGACTGTAGGCACATAAAGCTTCCCAACAGTCACTAAATtataaacagcagaaaaaaaaaaaaccacaacacaagGAAACATTATTTCCAGTTTTGTAGTTTTTCCTACATGAGATTGTATACAGTCATCATGGACTTGTGCATCATATTAAACTTGGAGATGAGAAATGTTGTGTCCCCAGTTAGTTAGATTAAGTCCATCCTGAATGGTGCTAGAACCCAAAGGACTCATGTCTTAATAGTTTAGCACAAAGTATCTCCTGCTCATCAAGTTTCCTTTGTCTCTACTGAGAGCATACAAGGAAGCTGTGCTTTTACAGACTTTTCTATACTAAAAGTGTAATTAACCAAACACAGGAAAACCACAGTACTGTACAACACATTGCTCAGAACAATCCAAGCACGGCATACGCACCCCACGAGGTCTGTCTGATGTTGTAATAAGAATCTTTGGAACTGTTTGTCTGTTGAAATATGGTGCAAATTCATCATTTGCTATATCAAAAGCAACCTAGAAGAAAAGTAGTCTTGTCAATCTACCatgcattaaataaatgaataacagTTGTACAAATCTGATCTAATTTGatgaaattaaatttaacaggaaaaaaccCCGTTCACAAGCCCTGTCCTACAAGACACGTGGTTTTTGCATTCTAAAGAGTGTAGACTAAAGCAATCTGACAGGCTTTACTATCAACAGCTGTAActtaaaatggaattatttaaggtaaataatgaaatgaaaggaaatctTGTCCTGATGAATCCAGTACATGAAAAGTAAACCACTAACATCTTAACAGAAGAGTCCAGAACAATGGACTTtatctatatttattttatctataTTTTAAGGCTcttctttggagaaaaaaaaaacaaacacaacaaagatGGTTAACAACATATGCAAAAATTAAACAGTTACCTCTTCATCATTAGGATCTACAGTTGTTTCATCATAAATTCTCTGATTTTCAATAGTCTTTGGAATGGCTTTTGGAGGTGCCTAAAATAAAGGTATTGTTATTAATGTAACACACTCACATCATTATAAAGTATTGCAAAAACTACCATGAGATTGTGCTACCTAAAGCTCTACATGCAACAGGAACACGCTATCCTTGACACCCACAACTGAATGCCAAACAGGAGGTAACAGCGCTTGCTCCTTTACTCACACTACTATTGCAAAATTGTAACTCAGGAAATCACAACTTTCTTCTACCATCAATACGCTTTTGCAGCAGTTTAGGAAGAGAAGGCAATAAGCGACAAGCAGACAACAGCTGTGTAAGGGGTTTGGCCAGGCTGGGTAAGAGCAGCTCAGAACAGCACTGTGGGTGAGAGCACAGTCCTCACCTTATCCCCGAGGGCTTCTCGTTCTTTCCTCCGCTTCTTCTTTAGCGCC is part of the Excalfactoria chinensis isolate bCotChi1 chromosome 8, bCotChi1.hap2, whole genome shotgun sequence genome and encodes:
- the GNG5 gene encoding guanine nucleotide-binding protein G(I)/G(S)/G(O) subunit gamma-5, with protein sequence MSGSSNVAAMKKVVQQLRLEASVTRVKVSQAAVDLKQFCLQNAQHDPLLTGVSSSTNPFRPQKVCSFL
- the RPF1 gene encoding ribosome production factor 1, with the protein product MAAGGTVAGPSPGPAGQDVEPTAPERVLFPPTFSVSEIKNKQRRHFMFLRWKQQQRKEKLALKKKRRKEREALGDKAPPKAIPKTIENQRIYDETTVDPNDEEVAFDIANDEFAPYFNRQTVPKILITTSDRPRGRTVRFCEQLSTVIPNSHVYYRRGLALKRIIPQCIARDFTDLIVINEDRKIPNGLVLSHLPDGPTAHFRMSSVRLRKEIKRKGKQPTEHVPEVILNNFTTRLGHSIGRMFASLFPHDPQFIGRQVATFHNQRDYIFFRFHRYIFKSEKKVGIQELGPRFTLKLRSLQKGTFDSKFGEYEWIHKRREMDTSRRKFHL